CGGACGGAAAAACCTGCGCGCCGGGACCGGGCGGCCTGCCGGTCGTTCCCGTTCCGAGCATTGCGGGTTGCGGTCCCAACATGCACAAGGATCCCAGAAGCGGGTTGTGCGTGGCGGATCAGCCGGCGGGCGGGCCGAGGTCGCAGCGACCGACATGCGGGCCCGATCAGGTCCTGCGTGGAAGCGCCTGCGTGGACAAACCGCAGCGACGACCGACGTGCGGGCCCGGTCAGGTCCTGCGTGGAAACACCTGTGTGGACATACCCCAGCGACGGCCCAGCTGCGGGCCCAATCAGATCCTGCGGGGGAACACCTGCGTGAATATCATTCGGCGTCCAATCTTCACTCCCTCGATCCGCAGGTTCGATCGGCGTCCGATTTCTCCCCCTATGATCCGCAGGTTGGAGAGATAACGCCCGCGACGGTGGCTGGCGGCCTTTCCTATCCGGAACAGGCATGCGATGCTATGATACCCGAGGTTGCAAAGTCGTTTCATGCCGCGGCGGGGTGATGCCATGAGCCGGAACATCGTCTTGCTGTCCGACGGCACCGGCAATTCCGCGGCGAAGGTCTGGCGCACCAATGTCTGGCGCACCTTCGAGGCGCTCGATCTGTCGGACAACGACCAGGTCGCGTTCTACGACGACGGCGTCGGCACCTCGTCGTTCAAGCCGTTGGCGGTTCTCGGCGGCGCGTTCGGCTTCGGCCTCAAGCGCAATGTCATCGACATCTATAAATTCGCCTGCCGCAACTATCGCGACGAAGACGACCGCCTCTTTGGATTCGGCTTCAGCCGCGGTGCCTTCACGATCCGCGTCGTCATCGGCCTCATTCTCAATCAGGGACTGGTGACGGCCCAGGATGAAGCGGAACTCGACAAGAAGGCCCACGCCGCCTACCGCCAATACCGGCGCGAGCGGTACCATACGGTCTGGCACATCGAGGATCTCTTCCGCTGGATCCGCGATCTGTTTCTGCCGAAGGATTACGACAAGGCCGACAATCGTCCGGTCTCAAGGGTCAGCTTCGTCGGCGTCTGGGACACCGTTGCCGCTTACGGAATGCCGCTGGACGAGATGACGCGCGGCATCTCCAGGTACATCTGGCCGCTTGAGCTTCCCAACCATGCGCTCGACCGCGACCGCGTGATGCGCGCCTGTCAGGCGCTCGCACTCGACGAAGAACGAACCACGTTTCATCCGGAACTATGGGACGAGCGGGTCGAGCCTCCCGGCGAATTCGATCCGGACAAGGAACGCTTCATCAAGGACGAGCAGATCAGCCAGGTCTGGTTCGCCGGCGTGCATTCCAACGTCGGCGGCGGCTATCCGGACGATACGCTGGCCTACATTCCCTTCGTTTGGATGATCACCGAGGCGCAACGTTGCGGTCTGAAGTTCAAGTCGGATGCCGTTCCGCCGCCCGCTGTGCCGGCGGACCCCGATACGTTCAAGAACGCGGTCTCGAAGCGCGACAAGGACGGCCGCCTTTACGATCCTCGCCAGGGATTGGGCGGCTACTACCGCTACGGGCCACGCAAGCTGGTCCAGCTCTGCAACTACAAATACTCGAAGAATGCAGACGACCAAGTCGTGATCGAGCGGCCGAAGATCCACGAAGCCGTGTTCCGGCGGATAAGCAATCATACGCACGCCTATGCCCCGGTCGGCTTGCCGCCCGTCTACGACGTCGTCAAGGAAAATGGCGCCATCGTCACGCCCGTTCAGTACGGCTTCGAGACCGACAACGACGCCAGGCTGCGCGCTGACGCTCAGGAACATATCTGGAATGAAATCTGGAAACGCCGGATCGTGTATTTCGCGACGGTGGCGGCCACGCTGTGGTTGTTTGCCTTTCCGCTGCTCCGCAGCGCGCCGCGATCCGACGAATATTCCAGTCCGATACGCTGGGTATCCGATATCATCCGCATCGTCGGCAACTTCCTGCCCGGCTTCGCCGAGACCTGGATCAACGGCTTTGCGCGCAGCCCCGGCCAGTTCGTCGCGCTGCTGCTTCTGGTCGCCGGCCTGACATGGTTGGGAGCCAGAATCGCATCGCGGATATCCGACCGCATGGGCGCGATCTGGCGGGGAATTCCCGTTGCGCCACCAGGCCTGCCGGATAACTGGATTTACCGCCTCCGCAGCAGTCCATATTACATTGCGCTGCACGAGGGATTGAAGCGCAGATGGGCGCCGGCCTTCTTCGCGGCGCTGTTCGTATACCTCGGAGTCACTTTCGCCAGTCACCTGCTCTACAATGTTCAGGACGTTGCGGGCTGGACCTGCGTCGAGGACGGCGCCGCCAAGGGCCTTGCGCGAGGCGAAAAGCGCGAAGTCGAGTTCGTAACCTCGAACCTCTGCAACAGGACCGGGGTTTTCGTCGAGGGCAACGGCGCGAAGTATCACGTGGAAATCAAGGCGACCTCGCCCTGGCGCGACGGCGGCATTCCGTCGGAGCTCGGTGGATTCTACACCACGGATGCGCCAGCCTGGCATCAACGCGTGGCGCTCATGCTCGGCGGTCCGCTCCGCCGTGAACTGACGCGGCCGTGGTTCAGGCTGGTCCTCCGCTATGGCGCGACCGGCGGCGAGGAAGTGTTTCTCGATCCTGATCCCGAGGACGGGACAATCGAAGAGGTCATCAGACCGACCCGCAAGGGCGAATTGTTCGTCTTCGTCAATGACGCGGTGATCGGCATCCCCGGGCTTTGCGATTTTTTCTATCGCAACAATGAGGGCGCCGCAAAATTGACAATCACCCGGAGATGATGCCTGCCCACTGAACGCCACCCATGAGCATGCCTTGCGGTGCGATGGGATATGCCGCAATGCAGCGCGACCCGGCGCCGGCTTCCTCCGTCCGGCCTGCACAACAGAATTTCACCTCAATTTGTTTTCGTCTGACTGAATAGCGCAACGCGCGCTTCTCACCCGCGGAGGATGTGCTAACATTTTCCGCGTCTGATCCATCTCACCAGACCAAAGTTCGCCTCTCGGACGCTCAAAATAAATAACATACGCGGCCATACCGGCTGCATAGGGAGTGACGCGATGAAATCGGCTTTCAATCGATCTATCTTTGCGCTCGCAGCAATCCTGGTTGTCGCGGGGGCCAGTCAGGCTACCGCGCAGCAAAAGCCGCTGAAGAAATACGAATCCGGCACCAAGGAATTCTGGACCCACCCGCCGGATGACTGGTTCCTCGGTGATGAAAACGAAGCCCAGAGGGGCCTCGCGCCGCCCTCGGGCCCGCCGACCGGCGCATCGGAAGCCGAACTCGCGGCGATGATGAAGAAGATCAAGCTGCCGGCGGGCTTCAAGATCGAAGTCTACGCATCCGGCGTGCTGGCCGCGCGGCAGATGGCCTGGGGCGACAAGGGCACGCTGTTCGTCGGCTCCTTCGGCCTCGGCAACGTTTACGCAATCACCGAAAGCGGCGGCAAGAAGACGGTCAAGACGGTCATCAAGGGACTGCGGATGCCGACCGGCCTGGCGTTTCGCGACGGCGCGCTCTACGTCATCGATGTCGACAAGCTGATCAAGTACGAGAATGCCGAAGCCAATCTCGACAAGCTCGGCGCCGGCAAGGTGGTCTATGACGACATGCCGCCCTATATGGCGCACGGCTGGAAATATATCGCCGTGGACAAGGACGGCTGGTTCTATCTGCCGTTCGGGCCTCCCTTCAACATCGGGCTCCCGCCGACCAGCGTCTCGCAGATCCGCCGCGTCGATCCCAAGACCGGCAACGCCGAACTGGTGGCGCTCGGCGTCCGCAACAGCGTCGGCGGCGACGTCGATCCGCGCAGCGGCAAATACTGGTTCACCGAGAACGCCCGCGACTGGATGAGCGATGACATGCCGAGCGACAAGCTCAACATGATCTCGAAGATGGGCGAGCATTTCGGCTATCCCTATTGCCACCAGGGTGACCTGCCCGATCCGAAGTTCGCGATGGGCCACAAATGTTCGGAATTCACCCCGCCGGTACTCAAACTCGGCGCGCATGTGGCTCCGCTCGGCATGAAGTTCTATACCGGCGACCAGTTCCCCGCCGAGTACAAGAACAATATCTTCATCGCCGAGCACGGCTCCTGGAACCGGCATAAATATCAGGGTGCCCGGATCAAGCGCGTGATCGTCGGGGCCGACGGCAAGAACGCCAAGCAGGAGATCTTTGCGTCGGGCTGGCTCGAAGGCGACCAGGGCTATCTCGGCCGGCCGGCCGATATCGTGCTCGCCAAGGATGGCTCGATGTTCATCGCCGACGATTGGGCCGGCGCGATCTATCGCATTAGCTACAGCAAGAAGTAGGGCCGAACAAACAGAGGCTGCGGTCGCTCGGGAACGGGTGGCCGCAGCTTCTCTCGTTTGATTTCGGCAAGAGCGATGGAACACGTTCGTCATGCCCGGACTTGATCCGGGCATCCATCAAGAAGAACAAACATCTTGCGAGCAGGATGGATTGCCGGGTCAAGCCCGGCAATGACGACCGGGAGAAGCGTGGTGCGGATTGCCTTAGTCGGGATCTTGCTGGTTGCGGCCATTGTTGGTGCCGGTCCGGCCCAAGCCGCCGACATCGCCGCCGGCAAGCAAAAGGCCGAACTGTGCATCGCCTGTCACGGTGAAGGCGGCATTTCGCAGACCGAGAATGTTCCCTCGCTCGCGGGCCAGCCCGATCTGTTCATTCAGTGGCAACTGGTTTTCTTTCGGGCCGGTACACGCAAGAACCAGCAGATGCAGCCGATCATCGAACAGCTCAACAATGAGGATATCCGCAATCTCGGCGCCTACTTCGCCTCGCTCACCCCGCCCAAGGGGAAAGTAGACGACAATCCGAGTCTATCCCGCAAGGGCGCGCAGGCCGCCGCGGGGCGGCGCTGCGCCGCGTGCCATACCGACAGCTATGCCGGGACCAAGGCGGTCGCCCGCGTCGCCGGCCAACGCCAGGAATACCTCTTGAAGGCGTTGCACGACTACAAGTCGGGGGTGCGATCCGGCGGCGGCATGGCGGCGATGGCGGACGTCGCCTATTCCCTCAGCGAAGAGGAAATCGAGGCATTGGCCCATTATCTTGCGCATTTGTAGCCGCGCATTTTTGTATTCGTCGTCCCGGACAAGTGAGCGCAGCGAACGCGATCCGGGATCCATACCGCGTGATCTGTCGTTAGGGCGCCATGTCGGACGTTTTCGGCCACAAACTACCGCCGCGGAGTTATGGGTCCCGGCGTTCGCCGGGACGACGAGAGAGCGCCTCACCCCCGTTGCTTCTCATACGCCTTGAGATGCGTGTAGGCGATGCGCAGCCTTGGCACCGGCACCTTGGCGGCATCGCCGCGCGCAATCAGATCGCCGATCACGTGATCAGCCTCGACGGGCGCGCCCGCCTTGATGTCGCGAAACATCGACGCGGTGATCTGCGAGCCTTCGGCGGTCAGCAAGCCGCGCGTGCGCTGGAAGAACGGCCCGCTCGGCGCATGGCCCTCGGCTTCAGCAACCTCGCTGCATTCATCGAGCACGCCGAGGATGAAATCCTTGCCGCCGGGCGCCGCGAGGATGTTGCCGACCGAGCTGCGCATCAGGCAGGTCGAGGCCGCCAGCGAGGCGAGGAATACCCATTTCTCCCACATTTCCTGCACGATGTTTTCGCTGGCCACCGAACCGAACCGGCCGCTCGCCATCACCTCGGCGATGGCGCGGACCCGGTCCGACAACTTGCCGTCGCGTTCGCCGAAATTGAGCGATTGCATCGGATTGAGCTGAACCACCTCGCGCGCCTCATTGAGGGTGGCGGCGATCGCGCAGAGCCCGCCCAGCACGCGCTCGCGTCCGAATCTGGCGTCGAGCACGTCGAGATGCAGCATGCCGTTGAGTAGCGGGATGATCGCGGTCTGCGGCCCGACCGCCGGCGCAAACGACGTGATGGCGTCGTCGAGATCGAACGCCTTGCAGCTCAGCAATACGACGTCGAATTTTTCGTCGAATTTGCCCGCCTGCACGGTGGGTGGATTCTTCAGCGTCACGTCGCCGTTCGGACTCTTGATCACGAGGCCGGCGGAGGCCAGTTCGGCGGCGCGCTTGGGGCGGACCAGGAACGTGACGTCGCGGCCGGCCTCGAGCATCCTGCCGCCGAAATATCCGCCGATGGCGCCGGCGCCGACCACGAGAATGCGCATTGCTTGGCTTCCTTCTTGTTATTGTTGGACGGCGAATAGCGAATAGCGAATAGCGAATGGCGAATGGACTTTCCCTATTCGCTATTCGCCACTCCCCATTCGCTAGATTACTTCCCCGCAATCAGTTCCTCGACCTCGCGCAACTGCTCCTTGCCGAAGAACATCTCCTTGCCGACGAAGAAGGTCGGCGAGCCGAATGCGCCGCGCTCGACTGCTTCTTGCGTGTTCTCGATCAGCTTCGCCTTGACGTCCGGCTCCTGCGCGCGTGCGAACAGCTTTGCCGCATCGAGGCCGGACGCCGTGAGCGCCTCGATCGCCACTTCGGGGTCGTCCATCTTTTTGGGTTCGACCCACATGTGATGAAACGCCGCTTCGACATATTTCTCGAACACGCCCTCCAGCTGCGCAGCGACGGCAGCACGCATCAGATTGAGGGTGTTGACCGGAAAGAACGGGTTCCAGACGTAGGGCCTGACCTGGAAGCGCTTCAGGAAGCGTTCGGTCTCCAGCGCGTTGAACTCGGGCTTGTTCTTGACGCCGGCAAGCGTTTCGGCGGGGGATCTGTTGTTGGTGGCCTTGAAGATGCCGCCGAGCAGGATCGGCACATATTCGAATTTCACGCCGGTCCGCTTTTCGATCGCCGGAATCGCCTCATGGCTGAGGAAAGCGTTGGGGCTGCCGAAATCGAACAGGAATTGCGGGGCGGTCGGACTCAACGGCAGTCTCCCTGACACGACGGTTCTTATATGATCCCTGTCATTTCAACAGCGTAGCGGGTCGCATGTGCGGGATCAACCGGCGGCGCCCTCCTGCGCTTCGCGCTCGAACGCCGCTGCGGCGAGCCGGCGCGCGTGATCGCGCACGTCGGCGGGCCAGGAGGCGGTCCATGCCTGAAATCGTTCGGCGTCGCCTGCAAACAGCGCGCGCGCCACTTCCTCGTAATGCGGCTTGTTTTCCGCCATTGCGGCGATGAAGCGGTAAGCCGCTTCCCGCGCGTGCCTGATGCGGTCCTTGTCCCGGTTGGCGCGCCTGGCCTCGTCGACCAGTCTGCGCAGCGCTACCGACGCGCCGCCATTCTGCTGCGCCAGCCATTCCCAGTGCCGCGGCAGCAGCGTGACTTCGCGCGCGACCACACCGAGTTTGGGACGGCCGGGGCCGCGTGGTGCGGGCGGCGCGGCATCATCTTCCCGGGCAGGCGCGTCAGCCGCTTTGGGCAATCGCGCCAGCACATCCTCGACCGAGCCGCGAAAATCGAGGTCGATCGGGCCGCCGCTGCTGCCGTCGAACACCAGCACCGATGCATCCTTGCGTCGGTCGAGCGCCTCCTTGGCTGCGCGGGCAACCTCGCGCAGATCGCCGGATGCAATACAGCGGTCGCCATCGAAGGCGATGTAGGCGGGGTCGGGTCCCGGATTCATGACAAGCTCCTCAATTCCAAGCCTGTTATTATCCGGGTGAATTGGCATCGTCAATAACATCCGGGTAATATAGTCCGTTTGCGGCATCTCGACTTTCCGGTGTGCGGCTGGCACGACCACGCACCACCGCTGCCGATCCGCCGCGCTCCCGGGAGAAACGCCATGCTCACCGTCCATCATCTCAACAACTCTCGCTCCCAGCGCGTGCTGTGGTTGCTGGAAGAACTTGGCGTTCCCTACGAGATCGTCCGCTATCAGCGACAGCCGGACATGCGGGCGCCGGCGGAACTGCGCGCGATTCACCCGCTCGGCAAATCGCCTGTCATTACCGACAGCGGCAACACCATCGCCGAGTCAGGCGCGATCGCCGAATACATCGTCGACACCTATGGCGAGGGACGCCTGATCCCGCCGCCGAAGACGCCGGAGCGGCTGCGCTACACCTACTGGCTGCACTACGCCGAGGGCTCGGCAATGTCGCCGCTGCTGTTGAAGCTGCTGTTCACGCTGATGCCGAAGCGCGCGCCGGCGTTGCTGCGCCCGCTCGTTCGCAAGGTCTGCAATCAGGCGCTGACCACGCTGGTCAACCCGCAGCTCAAGCAGCACATGGCGTACTGGGAAGGCGAACTTGGCAAAAGCGAATGGTTCGCCGGCCGGGAGTTCACGGCCGCCGACATCCAGATGAGCTTCCCCTTGGAAGCCGCCGCTGCGCGCGGCGGGCTCGAGCAGGGCCACCCCCGGTCGATGGCTTTTCTCGAACGCATTCACGCCCGGCCGGCTTACAAGCGCGCGCTGGAAAAAGGCGGGCCGTATACGATCGGACGGGGATGATTTGCCTCCGGCTTCAACGCGAAAACGAATCTGACACCCACCAAACCACTGCCCTGACTAATGAATTATTATTACCCGGATTAAATTGACGGTTGCTTGGAGGCCTGCTATCGTTATCATAGTAGTGAGCAGGACTGCCCGAGGGCCGCGATGAATAGCGAAGACAAGAAAGCGGCCATCGCCGCCTACAAGGAACGCAAAACCGTCGCCGGGATCTACGTCATTCGCTGCAGCACCTCGGGTCAGGTCTGGGTTGGCCAGACGCCAAATCTCGACACCATCCAGAACCGGATCTGGTTCTCGCTCCGAATGGGTAGCAACTCCAACCGCGAACTCCAGAATGCATGGACCGCGCATGGCGGCAACGATTTCACCTTCGAGGCGATCGAGCGGCTGAAGGACGAGGAACTCGCTTACGTCAGAGACACGCTCTTGAAAGAACGCGCGGCGCATTGGCGGTCGGTGCTGAACGGATCGGTCGTCTAGACCCTCACTCCTGCGTCGCTACGATCACGTCGCTGAACAAGTGCCCGGATCGGCAGCGTGGTTCTAGCGAGCCTTCTGGGCCTCGCCAACGGAAGGCAGCGCCCTGACGGTGACGCCGGGCGGCGGGACGTCGTCGTCGGGCACGAAGAAGTCCGACATCAGCGTGACCTTCGGATCGACCCGGTAACGCTCGAAGTCGCGCACACCGCTTTCATAGAGTACCTTGTCGTCGATGCAGAACTGCCCGGTGAACTCACGCGACGGTCTGGTGAAAATGGCATAGGCGGCATCGCCCATGATCTCAGGCGTCCGGCTGGCGCGCATCATGGCGTCTCCGCCCAGGAGATTTCCAACCGCGGCGGTGGCGATGGTGGTGCGCGGCCACAGTGCGTTGACGGCGACACCTGCGGATTTCAGCTCGGCAGACAGGCCGAGCACGCACATGCTCATGCCGAACTTTGCCATGGTGTAGGCCGTGGAGTGCTCGAACCATTTCGCCTGCATGTCGAGCGGCGGCGACAGCATCAGGATGTGCGGGTTTGCGGCCTTCTTCAGATGCGGGATGCAGTATTTCGACACCATGAAGGTGCCGCGGGTGTTGATGCCCATCATCAGGTCGAACCGCTTCATGTCGGTTGCTTGGGAATTGGTCAGGCTGATGGCGCTGGCATTGTTGACGCAGATATCGATGCCGCCGAATTCAGCGACGGTCTTGTCGATCGCCGCCATCACCTGGGCTTCCTCGCGGATATCGCAGAGGACCGGCAGCGCCTTGCCGCCGGCGGCGCGAACTTCGTCGGCGGCGGTGTAGATCGTGCCCTTGAGTCTCGGATGCGGCTCCGCTGTCTTGGCGGCGATCGCGATATTGGCGCCGTCGCGCGCGGCGCGCAGCGCGATCGCCAGCCCGATGCCGCGGCTGGCGCCGGATATGAACAGCGTCTTGCCCTTGAGCGAAGTCATGTTGCCTCCCTGCGGCTACTCCCGCCGCTCCTGGTCTATTGTCCCGCGGCTTCCGCGCCACGGGTACGCGGATCGGGTGCGCCGAGCAATCCGCTCGGCGTCACGGCGATCGAATTGGCCGAGGTCTGGCCGAGCGGTTCGATCACCTGATGGCCTTTTTCCCTGAGCGCGGCCAGCGTGTCGTCGGCGAAGCCGCGCTCGACCCGGACCACATCCGGCAGCCATTGATGGTGCAGGCGCGGCGCCGCCACCGCCTGCGCGACGTCCATGCCGTAATCGAGTACGTTGACGATCACCTGCAGCACCGTCGAGATGATGCGGCTGCCGCCGGGCGATCCCGTCACCAGCACCGGCTTGCCGTCCTTGAGCACGATGGTCGGCGACATCGACGACAGCGGGCGCTTGCCCGGGCCGGGCAAATTGGCCTCGAACCCGACCAGACCGAAGGCATTGGAGGCACCGGGCGCCGCGGTGAAGTCGTCGAGTTCGTTGTTGAGCAGCACGCCGGTGCCGTCGGCGACCAGGCCGACCCCATAGGGGAAATTCAGCGTGTAGGTATTGCTGACGGCGTTGCCGCGGCTGTCCACCACCGAGAAATGCGTGGTGTTGCTGCCTTCGCGCGGCGGCGTTGCCGCCAGCACATCGGTCCATGGCGTCGCGCGATCGAGATCGATGCTGGCGCGCTGTTTGGCGGCATATTCCTTCGACATCAGCGTTGCGACCGGCGCGCTGATGAAGTCGGGGTCGCCGAGGTAGCGCGCACGATCGGCATAGGCGCGTTTCATCGCCTCGATCATAACGTGCAGCGAAGCGGCCGAACCCCGCTTCATCTCCGGCATCGGAAACCCTTCCAGGATGTTCAATGTCTCCAGCAGCACGACGCCGCCCGACGAGGGCGGCGGCATCGAGATGATATCGAAGCCGCGGTAGCTGCCGCGCACCGGCGCGCGAATCACGGGCTGATACGATTTCAGATCGTCCGTCGTCATGATGCCGCCGGCGTCGCGAATCCCCGCCGCCAGCCTTTCGGCGACCGGGCCTTCGTAAAAACCGCGCGATCCCTGTGCTGCGATAGCCGAAAGCGTTGCCGCCAGGTCGGCCTGGACCAGCCTGTCGTCTTCGCGCAAGGAGGTGCCGTCGGCGCGCGAGAATATTTTGGCCGAGGCCGGCCAGCGTGCCAGCCGCCGCGCAATCGCGGGCAAGGTGTCGGCCATGTCGTCGGCAATGATGAAGCCATCGCGCGCCAGCTCGATTGCCGGCTTGAGCAGATCCGCCAGCGTGAATTTGCCGGAGCCGTATTTTTCCAGCGCCAGCGCCAGGCCGGCAACGGTGCCGGGCACGCCGATGCTGAGCGCGGAATCGCGCGACTTGGCGATGTCAGGCTTGCCGTCGGCGCCAAGGAACATGTCGCGCGTGGCGGCCGCCGGCGCGGTCTCGCGATAGTCGATGGCGACGTCCTCCTGGCGCTCCGCCGAATGGATGACCATGAAGCCGCCGCCACCGATATTACCGGCGCGCGGATAGGTCACTGCCAGCGCAAAGCCGGTCGCCACTGCGGCGTCGATGGCATTGCCGCCCTGCCTCAGTATATCGGCCCCTATTCGTGCGCCGATCTTCTCCTGCGCGACCACCATGCCGTGTTCGGCGGCAACGGCATGAACGGTGCCCGTGGGCGGAGGAAGGTACTCGCGCCGCTCCTGTGCGCCCGCTGGCAGGCAAAACGCAGCAACCAGTGCGATTGCCGCAAGGAACCTGCGCCGCTCGGCTGTGAACAAAACCATCAAATCTTCCGTCCTGATCTTGGGCTTGGTGAAATGACGCAGGGCTCATGGGTGCCAGGAATGCTATATGGATTTCGGCGTAATAGGCAAAACGCCTGTTCGTGATTCGGCGGAAGATTTTGAGCATGACAATTGCTGCTTCGGATGCGCGCATTGCAGGTGTGCAAACCTATCCGCGTCGCGCCGCCGTCATCAGCTGGATATTTTTCGATTGGGCCGCCCAGCCCTATTTCACGCTGATCACGACCTTCGTGTTCTCGCCCTATTTCGCCACCCATGTGGCGAAAGATCCCGCGAGCGGCCAGGCGCTGTGGGGGTTCGCCACCGCTGCCGCGGGGCTGGTGATCGCGCTGCTGTCGCCGGTGCTCGGCGCGATCGCGGACGCCAGCGGCCGCCGCAAGCCGTGGATCGCCGCGTTTGGCGCGCTGCTGGTGATCGGCTCCTCGTTGATGTGGTTCGGCAAGCCCGGCGACCCCAGCGTGATTCCGGCGCTGTTGCTCGCCTATGGGATTGCGACCATCGGCGTCGAATTCGCCACCGTCTTCAACAACGCGATGATGCCCTCGCTGGTGCCGCCGGACAAGATCGGCCGACTGTCCGGGACCGGCTGGGCCACCGGCTATGTCGGCGGCATCATCTGCCTGATCCTGGTGCTCGGCTTTCTGGCGGCAAACCCCGATACCGGGCGCACGCTGTTCGGGTTTGCGCCGCTGTTCGGTCTCGATCCCGTCAGCCATCAGGGCGATCGCATCACCGGCCCGCTGACCGCTGTCTGGTTCATGATCTTCGTCACACCGATGTTCCTGCTGACGCCGGATTATCCGGCGAAGCTCCCGGTGCGCGAATCGCTGCGCGCGGGATTGACCGAGTTGAAGGAAACGCTCGCCGAGTTGCCGCAACGGAAGTCGTTGGCGGCTTTCCTGCTCGCCAACATGGTCTACACCGACGGCCTGATTTCGCTGTTCGCGTTCGGCGGCATTTATGCCGCCGGCACCTTCGGCTGGCACACCATCCAGATCGGCACCTTCGGGATCATGCTCGCCGTTGCCGGGACGATCGGCGCATGGCTCGGCGGCAAGCTCGATGATTCGCTGGGACCGAAACGCGTCATCGCCGGCAGCGCGTTGATCCTGTTGTCGTCGGTCGTGGCGATCCTGCTGGTGGACCGGGATTCGATCCTGTTCGTCAAGGTTGCGCCGCCGGTGCCGGGCGGCGCGCTGTTTTCCGGCGCCGCGGAGCGCGCCTACCTGTTGCTCGGATGTCTGATCGGCATGGCCGGCGGCCCGCTGCAGGCCGCGGCGCGGACCCTATTGGTCCGCCTGGCGCCGAAGGACCGCATCACGCAATATTTCGGACTGTTCGCGCTGACCGGGAAAGTCACGTCGTTCGTCGGGCCGCTGCTGATCGGCGCCATCACCGCCGTGACCGCAAGCCAGAAGGCCGGCATGGCTGTGCTGGTGGTGTTC
The genomic region above belongs to Bradyrhizobium sediminis and contains:
- a CDS encoding GIY-YIG nuclease family protein, which gives rise to MNSEDKKAAIAAYKERKTVAGIYVIRCSTSGQVWVGQTPNLDTIQNRIWFSLRMGSNSNRELQNAWTAHGGNDFTFEAIERLKDEELAYVRDTLLKERAAHWRSVLNGSVV
- a CDS encoding DUF2235 domain-containing protein; translation: MSRNIVLLSDGTGNSAAKVWRTNVWRTFEALDLSDNDQVAFYDDGVGTSSFKPLAVLGGAFGFGLKRNVIDIYKFACRNYRDEDDRLFGFGFSRGAFTIRVVIGLILNQGLVTAQDEAELDKKAHAAYRQYRRERYHTVWHIEDLFRWIRDLFLPKDYDKADNRPVSRVSFVGVWDTVAAYGMPLDEMTRGISRYIWPLELPNHALDRDRVMRACQALALDEERTTFHPELWDERVEPPGEFDPDKERFIKDEQISQVWFAGVHSNVGGGYPDDTLAYIPFVWMITEAQRCGLKFKSDAVPPPAVPADPDTFKNAVSKRDKDGRLYDPRQGLGGYYRYGPRKLVQLCNYKYSKNADDQVVIERPKIHEAVFRRISNHTHAYAPVGLPPVYDVVKENGAIVTPVQYGFETDNDARLRADAQEHIWNEIWKRRIVYFATVAATLWLFAFPLLRSAPRSDEYSSPIRWVSDIIRIVGNFLPGFAETWINGFARSPGQFVALLLLVAGLTWLGARIASRISDRMGAIWRGIPVAPPGLPDNWIYRLRSSPYYIALHEGLKRRWAPAFFAALFVYLGVTFASHLLYNVQDVAGWTCVEDGAAKGLARGEKREVEFVTSNLCNRTGVFVEGNGAKYHVEIKATSPWRDGGIPSELGGFYTTDAPAWHQRVALMLGGPLRRELTRPWFRLVLRYGATGGEEVFLDPDPEDGTIEEVIRPTRKGELFVFVNDAVIGIPGLCDFFYRNNEGAAKLTITRR
- a CDS encoding 2-hydroxychromene-2-carboxylate isomerase, giving the protein MSPTAPQFLFDFGSPNAFLSHEAIPAIEKRTGVKFEYVPILLGGIFKATNNRSPAETLAGVKNKPEFNALETERFLKRFQVRPYVWNPFFPVNTLNLMRAAVAAQLEGVFEKYVEAAFHHMWVEPKKMDDPEVAIEALTASGLDAAKLFARAQEPDVKAKLIENTQEAVERGAFGSPTFFVGKEMFFGKEQLREVEELIAGK
- a CDS encoding glutathione S-transferase family protein; translation: MLTVHHLNNSRSQRVLWLLEELGVPYEIVRYQRQPDMRAPAELRAIHPLGKSPVITDSGNTIAESGAIAEYIVDTYGEGRLIPPPKTPERLRYTYWLHYAEGSAMSPLLLKLLFTLMPKRAPALLRPLVRKVCNQALTTLVNPQLKQHMAYWEGELGKSEWFAGREFTAADIQMSFPLEAAAARGGLEQGHPRSMAFLERIHARPAYKRALEKGGPYTIGRG
- the panE gene encoding 2-dehydropantoate 2-reductase, which produces MRILVVGAGAIGGYFGGRMLEAGRDVTFLVRPKRAAELASAGLVIKSPNGDVTLKNPPTVQAGKFDEKFDVVLLSCKAFDLDDAITSFAPAVGPQTAIIPLLNGMLHLDVLDARFGRERVLGGLCAIAATLNEAREVVQLNPMQSLNFGERDGKLSDRVRAIAEVMASGRFGSVASENIVQEMWEKWVFLASLAASTCLMRSSVGNILAAPGGKDFILGVLDECSEVAEAEGHAPSGPFFQRTRGLLTAEGSQITASMFRDIKAGAPVEADHVIGDLIARGDAAKVPVPRLRIAYTHLKAYEKQRG
- a CDS encoding c-type cytochrome, with amino-acid sequence MALVGILLVAAIVGAGPAQAADIAAGKQKAELCIACHGEGGISQTENVPSLAGQPDLFIQWQLVFFRAGTRKNQQMQPIIEQLNNEDIRNLGAYFASLTPPKGKVDDNPSLSRKGAQAAAGRRCAACHTDSYAGTKAVARVAGQRQEYLLKALHDYKSGVRSGGGMAAMADVAYSLSEEEIEALAHYLAHL
- a CDS encoding DUF2239 family protein, which translates into the protein MNPGPDPAYIAFDGDRCIASGDLREVARAAKEALDRRKDASVLVFDGSSGGPIDLDFRGSVEDVLARLPKAADAPAREDDAAPPAPRGPGRPKLGVVAREVTLLPRHWEWLAQQNGGASVALRRLVDEARRANRDKDRIRHAREAAYRFIAAMAENKPHYEEVARALFAGDAERFQAWTASWPADVRDHARRLAAAAFEREAQEGAAG
- a CDS encoding PQQ-dependent sugar dehydrogenase: MKSAFNRSIFALAAILVVAGASQATAQQKPLKKYESGTKEFWTHPPDDWFLGDENEAQRGLAPPSGPPTGASEAELAAMMKKIKLPAGFKIEVYASGVLAARQMAWGDKGTLFVGSFGLGNVYAITESGGKKTVKTVIKGLRMPTGLAFRDGALYVIDVDKLIKYENAEANLDKLGAGKVVYDDMPPYMAHGWKYIAVDKDGWFYLPFGPPFNIGLPPTSVSQIRRVDPKTGNAELVALGVRNSVGGDVDPRSGKYWFTENARDWMSDDMPSDKLNMISKMGEHFGYPYCHQGDLPDPKFAMGHKCSEFTPPVLKLGAHVAPLGMKFYTGDQFPAEYKNNIFIAEHGSWNRHKYQGARIKRVIVGADGKNAKQEIFASGWLEGDQGYLGRPADIVLAKDGSMFIADDWAGAIYRISYSKK